In Gopherus flavomarginatus isolate rGopFla2 chromosome 1, rGopFla2.mat.asm, whole genome shotgun sequence, a single genomic region encodes these proteins:
- the LOC127047739 gene encoding protein brawnin, whose protein sequence is MPAGVSWPRYLKMLSASILAMFAGAEVVHRYYRPDLTIPEIPPKPGELKTELLGLKQRPSEVHTSQQ, encoded by the exons ATGCCTGCTGGGGTATCTTGGCCTCGCTACTTGAAAATGCTCAGTGCAAGTATATTGGCTATGTTTGCAGGTGCAGAAGTTGTGCATAGATATTACAGACCTGATCTT actATACCTGAAATTCCACCTAAGCCTGGAGAACTGAAAACGGAACTCTTGGGTCTAAAACAAAGACCAAGCGAAGTTCATACTTCACAACAATGA